GTGTAAAAGTCGCGTTAAGCGGTGACGGTTATAGCGTAACTGAAGGTCGTAAGAAAGATCTTGTGATTGCATTAATATCATCATTTTATGGTGCTTGGCTAGTATATGCCGCTGGTGCAGAGTATATGTTGTTATGTGCATTATTGTATTTACCGGGTGTACTGGTTTATAAGAAAGCACTTGCTGAAAAACAGCAGGCATTTAGCAAGCAAGATTATGCTTATTCATTCGTGTTATTAGCAGGTGCTGCAGGTGCGGTTTATCTGTTATCAACAGGTGTGTTGTCACTTTCTTAGTATTTTAACCACAATTTTGATACTCTAATTAGAGACTTAAAGTTTTTAACTTGAAATCCTCACCTTAAAAGATAGGTGTATGTTGTAAAAAGGCTTATGTAGATGATTGTGGTTTTATATTTAATATTAGGCGCTGCGGCAGGTTTGATCGCTGGTTTGTTTGGTGTTGGTGGCGGTTTAATTATCGTGCCGGCACTGGTTTTCTCTTTTTCCTTGCAAGCACTCTCGCCAATAGTTTTAACCCAGTTAGCGATTGGTACTTCCCTCGCGACGATTATCTTTACCTCTCTTAGTTCGATTAAAACCCACCACAGTAAAGGGGCAATTGATTGGTCTTTGGTTAAACGTCTGACTATCGGTATTGTTATTGGCGCGGTTGCTGGTAGTATTTTTGCTGATTATTTACCGGGTGATACATTACAAATGATTATCGGTATTTATGCACTCACTGTTGCGGTTCAAATGGGCTTTAATTTAAAACCAAAAGCAGAGCATGAGCTACCAAAAGGCGCCGGCTTGAGTGTTGCAGGTGGTGTCATTGGTGCCATTTCTGCTTTATTTGGCATTGGCGGCGGTTCACTCACCGTACCTTACTTATCTTGGTGTCGTGTGGAAATGCGTAATGCGGTTGCCACGTCTTCTGCTTGTGGCTTGCCGATTGCGGTGGCAGGTGTGTGCACCTATATTATTACGGGCTGGAATAACCCTGATTTGCCAGAGTACAGCTTGGGTTATATTTACTTACCCGCTTTCTTTGGCATTATTATTACCAGTACTGTGTTTGCTAAACAAGGTGCAAAACTTGCGCACTCATTACCAAGTCATATCCTAAAACGGTATTTTGCTTTGTTATTACTGGGTGTTGGTTCGAAGTTTATTTTTTTCTAAAACGAACATTTTATTGATCTAGGCTATAAATAGTCCGAATAAGTACTCATTTAGTATAGGTTTGTAACAGGCACTATCTAAAATATGTTAATTTCATCCCCTAAGTAGTAGTTTACTAAGGGGCCGCTTTGTTAATACTAACAACTGCGATTAACGCATTACAACAACTGATTATTCATGCTCAGCCAGAGCAAACTCGTCTTTCGGTCGAATTACAGCCCTTGTATGCCACCGAACTAATTGAGTGGTTTGATGCGCAAATTTTATTCCCGCAATTTTATTGGCAATCTCGAGACGGTGATGAAGAAGTCGTCGCCTTAGGTCAGTGTTGCCATTTTCATGATCTCGATACGGCTAAAAACCAGCTTAACGAACAGCAACGGATCTGGGGCGGATGCGCATTTTCACATCAAGATCATTATTTCTTACCGCAAGTTGAATTAACACGTAAAAACAATAACTGGCAATTATCGGTGAATTTGCCTGTTAATTCAGCGCCAATCCATGAGAATGTTGGAATAAAGCGTACAGAGCAAACCTATGACAAAGCGGTATTGCTTGAAAGCCTAGCCAGTTTAATTACACCTGCGCCGACACCTCTCCCGTTATCTTATAAGATTGAAGCGCGCAGTCATTACCCTGAATTTAACCAGTGGTCTCATCTTGTGACCAAAGCTTTAAATGCGATCGAACAACAAGATTTTGAGAAAGTGGTTTTAGCGAGGAAGACAGCATTAACACTAAATCGTCCAATTTCTGCTGCTCAGTTTTTACAGCAAAGTCGCCAGGTCAATCAGCAGTGTTACCACTTTATATTTGCGCTTCAGGCTAACGACTATTTTGTTGGTTCTACGCCAGAGCTATTATTTTCGCGAAAACAACGTCAATTACATACCGAAGCGCTTGCGGGTACAGCGGCACGCAGTGATGATGCTGCGGAAGACTGTGGTTTAGCCAATTGGTTATTACATGACAGTAAAAATCGTTATGAAAACCGTTTAGTGGTGGATGATTTAATGGCGCGTTTAGACCCTCGTTGTGATTCATTACAGGTATCTGTACAACCAGAATTAGTGAAACTGCGTAAAGTGCAGCACTTAAAACATCACATCTCAGGGATACTTGCTACAGATGTTGATGATGCAGAGTTATTAGCTAACTTACAACCAACCGCTGCGATAGCAGGATTACCACGTCAACCGGCATTAAATTTTATTGCGAACAATGAACCATTTTCACGGGGTTGGTATAGCGGTGCGCTTGGTTATGTTGGTCTGCAGCAAAGTGAGTTTTGTGTTGCGATCCGCAGCGCGCGAATTTTAGGGCATGAAGTACAGCTTTTTGCGGGTGCGGGCATTGTACCTGGCTCTAGCCCTGTAAGTGAATGGCAAGAGCTAGAACGTAAAACCGCGACCCTGTTAACCTTACTTGAACCTGATACGACTGTTAACTGTGATATAGACTGCGATGATATTCGCTTAAATTCATTTTTACCTGAGTTACAACGCGCATGATAACAAACCAGTCTCTTTTAAACATACAAGCTCCATTAAATCGTTTGTGGGCAAGCTTAATGTTAGATGAATTGAGTCGTTTAGGCGTTCGTCATGTGTGTGTTGCACCAGGCTCTCGCTCAACCCCCCTTGTTTTAGCGGCTGAAGAGAATGAGAATCTGATCTTGCACAGCCACTTTGATGAACGTGGACTTGGTTTCTATGCTCTGGGGTTAGCTAAATCATTACAAGCGCCTGTTGCTGTGATTGTTACATCAGGAACAGCGGTGGCAAATCTATTACCAGCAGTGGTCGAAAGTGGTTTAACCAAAGAAAAACTAGTGCTATTAACTGCCGATCGGCCCATCGAACAAATTAATTGTGGTGCTAATCAGGCCATTCAACAATCAGGTTTATTCTCAAGCCACGTTTGTCATGAATTATTATTACCTAGCCCAAGTCTGGGCATCACACCGCAGTGGTTGTTGAGTACCATAGACCAAAGTTTAGCGGTGCAGCTGCAAGTGGGTGGTACGGTTCATATCAATTGCCCTTACCCTGAACCTTTGTATGGCGGCGAGGCTAATTTTGGTGATTATCTGGCTGGGACTGCAGGATGGCAAGCCTCACAGAAAACGTATTTGTCGATTAATTCATTAGGAGTCAATTCAATTGACATTAATGGGCTAAACACTTACTTGTCCGATAGTCCTGTTGCACATTGCCACTCTTTAGACTTGAAGCCGTCTGCCGACTTATATACCGCCACTAAAACCAATATGCCCATTGTAAACAAAAAAGGACTTGTTGTTATTGGCGCTGTTGCAGTTGCAGAGATGCAAGCGATTAAACAATGGGCGGCTGTTTTGGGTTGGCCTGTATTGGTTGATCCTCAGGCTGGTGGCAGTAGTGAATGGGCGCATTATGATGTCTGGTTACAAAATCAAGCGTGTCACGATAAGTTAGCGGAAGCAGAGATCTTGGTGCAATTTGGCGCGCGGTTGGTATCAAAGCGTTTAGGTCAGTTTATCGCACAGCATGACTGGCAAGACTATTGGTTAATTGCAGATCAAGCGGGGCAGTTAGACCCTTATCATCGTACTTGCAAACAATTCATTAGTCCTATTTCGGCTTGGTTAACATTATTTGTTGGAGGTCACTTGAATAGTCAGTTAAGCGGGCCATTGGTATCAATTAATGACTTGTTAGAAACAAATAGCAGCATATTTGCAGACATTGGTGCATGTCATCGTGATGCTAAGGGTTATGAATGGGCTAAGGCATTAACGTTTGCTAGCTGTAAGATACGTCAGTTGGTAGAGACGCGTTACATTGATAATCTAACGGAAATTAGTTTTGCTGCCACGTTAGATGCTTGCCTGACTATGCCGCCTTTAACTAATCCAACGAGTATATTTATTGGTAATAGCTTGATTGTTCGTTTACTTGATATGTTTGTGACATTACCGAATGTGCCTGTATTTAGTAATCGTGGTGCTTCGGGCATTGACGGCTTGTTGGCGACGGCTGCTGGAGTGCAAGCTGGGCAGGAGCAAGGCATGCTTTGTTTATTGGGTGATACGTCTTTGTTATATGACTTAAATTCACTGGCGTTATTTTCTAATCCGACATATCCGAGTGTGATTGTGGTACTGAATAATGATGGTGGTGCAATTTTCGATATGTTACCTGTTAATGAGCAACAAAAAGAACAGCTTTACCGTATGCCACACGGACTTAAATTTGAACATGCGGCTGCGATGTTTGGGCTGGATTACGTTCAACCTAAAACGCTGGCGAATGCACTGTCTGCTATTGATCATGGATTAAATCCAATGCGTGAAGTGGCTGGGGAGGTGCGAACGCTGTTGGTGGAAATAGCAACGCCAGCTGGGGAAGCTGCCAAGCTACTCAAGCAGTTGTTTAGCGAGGTTAAAAATGCAAGTTTTATCTAATGTAATCACCTCTAAACAGACGCAATCACCTCTATATTCAGTCTCATTTGAGCTTGCTAATAATCGTATTCAAAGTTCCGCAGCAAAACCAAGTTTGGTGTTCTTGCATGGGTTACTGGGTTCAACGGCAGATTGGCAACCGATAATCGCGGACTTATCACCGGATTATCAGTGTATCTGTATTGACCTACCAGGGCATGCGGGTAGCCAAGCTGTCACTGTGAATGACTTTCAACATGTTGAACAACTAATCATTGCTACGCTTGCCCAGTATCAACTCGATAATATTATTTTGGTCGGTTACTCGTTAGGGGCACGGATTGCCATGACGATCGCGAGTGATCAAGCGTCTAATTGGCCGTATACCCTCGATGGACTGTTGTTAGAAAGTGGAAATCCAGGTTTGAACAGTAGCGCTGAACAATTACAGCGTGGATTACATGACTTGGGTTGGGTAACACGTTTTAGCGACGACACATTACCTACTGTGCTTATTGATTGGTACCAGCAAGGGGTATTCGCATCGCTTACTCAGGCCCAAAAAAACGCTTTAATTAAAACGCGTTGTCAAATTCAAGCAGATAAAAATGGGTTCAGCGGCGGTATGCAGATAAGCAAAATGTTGGCGGCGACCTCATTATCTAAGCAAGGTTATTTGTTACCACAATTACAAAAAGCTGAACTTCCTGTGCGCATGGTTTGTGGTGAACTAGACCCTAAATTTGTGCTGTTAACCAAAGCAAGTCAATTGGATTATCGCCTGGTATCAAGAGCCGGGCATAACGTACATGCAGACCAGCCACATGAGTTCATTCAGTTAGTGAGAGATTTCGTGAGTGAGATAGCGGTTAACAAAGCCACGCACAAGAAGGCGGCTTAAACGCGTTCTAAATAAAAACTTAATAGATTAGGAATTATTATGACAACAACCGTTGGTATTACAGAAGCAGAACTATACGCACACGTAGAATGGCAAGATTGCACTGGTGAATACCAAGATATTCATTTTCACAAATCATTAGATGGCATTGCTAAAATCACCATTGCACGTCCTCAAGTACGCAATGCGTTCCGTCCACAAACAGTACAAGAGATGATGCAAGCCTTAGCGGATGCGCGTTATGACTCAAACGTGGGCGTTATTATTCTAACCGGGCTTGGCGAGCATGCGTTCTGTTCGGGTGGTGACCAAAGTATTCGTGGCGATTACGGTGGTTATAAAGACGATGAAGGCATGCATCACTTAAATGTGTTGGACTTTCAACGCCAGATCCGTACTTGTCCAAAACCTGTAATAGCGGCAGTGGCGGGTTATGCTGTTGGTGGTGGTCATGTATTACACATGATGTGTGACTTGACTATCGCTGCTGACAATGCGCAATTTGGTCAAACAGGTCCTAAAGTCGGCTCTTTCGATGGAGGTTGGGGGGCATCGTATATGGCGCGCATTGTTGGGCAGAAGAAAGCCCGTGAAATTTGGTTCTTGTGCCGTTTCTATGATGCACAAGAAGCAGTAGATATGGGATTAGTGAATACAGTTGTGCCACTGGAAGATTTAGAACGTGAAACTGTGCGTTGGTGTCGTGAAGTATTACAACACAGCCCAATGTCATTACGTTGTTTGAAAGCAGCGTTGAATGCAGATTGTGATGGTCAAGCTGGGTTACAAGAACTCGCGGGTAATGCGACTATGATGTTCTACATGACAGACGAAGGACAAGAAGGACGTAATGCATTTAATGAAAAACGCCGTCCTGATTTCTCTAAGTTTCCACGTAATCCTTAATCAGTCAGCGGAGCATTGTTAATGCAACGTCAGGTTAAGTTGTACCATTATCAGTTGCCTTTGGACTGTGCCATGATATTACGTGGCCAGTCTGTCTGTGTTCGTGAAGGCTGGATTATTGAGTTGCAAGAAAGGGGTGAATTGCAGGAGGGGGCTGAATTATTGGAAAATGTTGAGTTCCATGAGCAGTGCAAAAGCACTCAAGTTAATAAAGTGGGGCGTGGCGAAATCGCGCCTTTACCTGGCTTTAGTAATGAGACATCAGCGCAAGCAAAGCAGCAACTCGAAAGCATGATCCAAATTTGGCTAGAGCAGGGCGTAGTGGATCTGAGTGCGTGCTGCCCCTCTGTGGCGTTTGGTTTTAGCATGGCACTTTTGGAGTTAGAGGACGGGCTACCGCAAATGACTTATTGCGACGATATTCATAACGGCAAGCTTCATAACGGTAATAGACATCATCATCACATTAACAGCGCGCTATTATTGGCTGCTGATCTTAGAATCATAAACCGTAAACATGCAGAACTTGCCGCGAGTTCCTTATGTAAGTTGAAAATTGCCACCCAACCGACTGCGAAAGGCGCCTGTCATGACGGCGAGATTGCTCGGCAGTTACTACAGCGATACCCTCAATTACGGTTACGTTTAGATGCCAACCGACGTTGGAACCTTGTGAATGCGTTGGCGTTTGCCGAGCAGCTCCCCGCGGCGTTACGCCAGCGTATCGATTTCATCGAAGAGCCGTGTCATCACTCAAGCGATAGTTATCTGTTTACGCGTGAAACTGGGATTGCCATCGCATGGGATGAAAGCTTGCGGGATGCTTGCAAAAACCGGCGAGGGCGGGGTGATGTTGAGTTTCTGAAGTCTACAGTCGCTGAGTGTCATGCTTCTGACACCGCATCAATTGCCGCTATTGTGATTAAACCTATGCTGGCTGGCACCATTCATCACTGCCGTCACTTGATTGAGCTGGCATATCAATTGGGTTTAACTGTGGTGATTAGTTCAAGTCTTGAATCTAGTTTTGGTTTACTGCAACTGGCTCGTTTATCGCAGTGGTTAACACCTGATACGACCCCCGGGTTAGATACTCTGCATGTTTTTAAGCAGCAAGTGGCAATACCTTATCCAGGCTGTCGTTTGCCTTTGTTAGCACTAACTACATTACCTTGTCGTACCTATTTGCAAGTTACAGATATAAGATATCAAGATATAAATACAAAGCAGCATCGTATTATGGAAGCCTATAAATGATAGACGTTGTAATTGATAACATAGAGAGTCATGAAGTCAGTTTTAGTTGTTGGCCTTGGCAACATTGGTCATTACTTAATCCGGATGGTATTGCCTTGGTATATGGTGAGTATTCATTTACTTGGCAGCAAGTGAATTCGCTGGTGGATGAATATGCCGAACAGTTAAATATACAAGGTGTACGACAAGATCATATTGTTGCTGCTCTGAGCGTTAATAACCCAGATGTATTGTGGTTATATTTAGCTTGTTTACGACTCGGTGCTTGCTGTGTGGTACTAGATCCGAAACAAAGTGCTGAACAGTTAAATGACCAGTTTGAAGCACTCGCGGCACAGTTTATTTGGGTATCAGCACCTGCATTTAATCGTTCACAAGGTTTGCAAAGTATTAATAATACGAGAGAGTTAGTGTTTACTCTCCTCCTTAGCCCCTCGGAGATGACTTCATCAACAAGGTCGACTATTTCTATAACAGCGTCTACAGCGGCAACCAAATACGTGAGTACTGAGGATAGTATTAAGCTGGAGTGGCAAGCAGAGCGCCTAGCCAGTATCGTCTTTACATCCGGTTCAACTGGTAAAGCCAAAGCGGTTGCACATAGCGGTGAAAATCATTTGTATTCTGCTGCGGGTTTGTTATCAGTGTTCAGTTATAGGGCGTCAGACAGTTGGTTATTGTCGTTACCTTTGTTTCATGTATCAGGCTTAGCGATTGTGTGGCGTTGGTTATCTGCTGGTGGGCAGGTGGTGTTACCGTTAGCAGATAGTCTTGTTGAACAGTTATCACAAGTAACGCACGCATCTTTAGTACCAACTCAATTGCGACGCTACCTTAATGAATTGGGTGCAGATCAAGAGGTTATTAGTCTTAAACGTATCTTGTTAGGTGGTGCAGTGATCCCCGTCGTATTAACGGATAAAGCGAAATCCCTCGGTATTGATTGCTGGTCTGGCTATGGCATGACTGAAATGGCCTCTACTGTCACCGCTAAACCTGCGGATGATAGTGTAGGCGTTGGTACTTTACTCGCACATCGCTGTTTGTCCTTGATTGATAAACAAATTAAGGTGCGAGGTAGAAGTTTAGGGATGGGTTATTATTATCAAGGTGCGTTAAGTCCCATTACTGACGAAAGCGGTTGGCTTGTCACAGGGGACTTAGGCATGATAGCGCAAGGTGATGCGTTAGCGGATGAATTATTTATTCTTGGTCGACAAGATAATATGTTTATTTCCGGTGGTGAAAATATTCATCCAGAACAAATTGAGCGCATTTTACTTTCGCATCCGTTCATTAATCAAGCGTTAGTATTCCCATGTGAAGATGTGGAGTTTGGCCATCGTCCAATTGCTGTTATTGACGCTATTGCATATTTATCAGTCGATGATATGAATAAATTCCTACAAAACAAGCTGGTTAAATTCATGTGGCCGATAAATTATCATTCGCTACCAGACGCTATAAATGTGAACAGCATCAAGTTAAATAGGGCTTCCGTTCAACTGTGGGTCACAAGTTTATACGAATAGTTGAGCTAGATGATAATAATTCTTGCTTGTTATAAATCTGGCTTGGTGTTCGCTTTGTTTTCTTGTAGTATACAGATTCCTCCTTATTCATCAGATGAATAGCGACATAGTAATGAAGGTTTACAATGTCATTTAGAGCGGTGTAATTAACAGAGATGTAGCATGCTAAATATTAATACTCAGGTTATTGAGATCCCGGAACCCATGTTTCGTGGTTGGCAACAAACTGTAGAGTTGATCGCTGGCGTTATGAATCTGCCTGCAGCATTAATTATGCGCGTTCACCACAATGATATTCGAATATTTTCGTCAAACGACACGGCTCATTTGGCTTCCCTGCGATTATCAGAATCGAAGCAATTAAGCTGTTACAGTGCACAGGTTATTTATAATCGTGGAGAGCTACTTATTGAAGACGCTACCCTCGATTCAACGTGGAAATTCGACAGTAATATTAGCGCCGACATTTTAGCGTATTACGGTTTACCGCTTACTTGGCCGAATGATCAAGCTTTTGGTACACTTTGTGTCTTAGATACGAAAATCCATAAATTTACACCTCATTGCAAATTACTTATCGCACGTTTTCAGCAATCGATGAATGCTGATCTCACTATACTCTACGAAAAAGCTGAATTACTGAACGCTAACCGTAAATTACAGAGTTTACTTGCTAAGAAATCAATGGCGCTAACCTTGTCTCATCAAGCGTTATTACATGAACAAGATAGTCGTTCTGCATTAGAATCGACCCTTATTTATCAGCAAGAATATGACACGCTTACAGGTGTCGCTAATCAGTTTTCATTAGTTAAACAGATTGATGACATGTTGGAATATGTTGATGATGACAACGAACTCGCTGTTATTTATTTGGGTATCCGAAACTTCAAATCAATTAATAACAGTTATGGTTATGCGATTGGTGACAAAGTATTACTTGAAGTCAGCCAGCGTATTCACCAGCAACTGACGACAGAACACTTGGTTGCTCGTTGCTGGGGTGATGCTTTTGCTATTGTTGTTCGCGATGAGAATGTTGTTGAGCAAGTAATTGATTTAATTGCACGTTTTTCACAAGCCTTTGAATCCACATTTATTGTTGATGATTATACTATAACCACTCAGATTTGTTGTGGTATTGCGTTAGCTGATTCTCCCGCAGACAAAGGTATTTCTTTGGTTGAAAGAGCTGAAGCGGCGATGAGTGCGAGTAAAGACAAGGGTACCTGTTATAACTTCTTTACTGAAGAGTTAAGCGTCGCGATTGGTGAGCGTCACTATTTAGAATCTCATTTAGCCGAAGCGCTGGATAAAAATGAAATGTCGGTACATTATCAACCGATGATTTGTGTTAAAACTCGTCGCGTATTGGGCGCCGAAGCGTTAATTCGCTGGCAGAATCCGATACTCGGTGCGGTTGCGCCCGATCGTTTTATCCATCTAGCAGAGCAGAATGGCCAGATCTTAGCATTAGGTAATTTTGTATTACGTACCGCAATGGAACAAGCGGCGCAGTGGCGTAACAGCTTTGGTGATGATTTTTGTATTGCAGTTAATATGTCACCGGTACAGTTTCGTGATGACAACTTAGTTTCTCGTATCGCGCAGTTGCTGGTTTATTATCGTTTACCTGGTAGTTCGTTAGAACTTGAGATCACTGAAGGGGTTTTATTACAAGACGAGAAGAAAGCCGCGAAAGCCATTGCTGGATTACAAAAGTTGGGTGTACGTATTTCGTTAGATGACTTCGGCACGGGTTATTCGTCATTAAGTTATTTACAGAAGTATTCGTTTGATACGCTGAAAATTGATCGTAGTTTCATTATGAATCTAATGGAGCGAGATCAAGATAAAGAATTAGCACGGGCGATTATTGCGATGGCGAAGAAGCTTAATTTGCAAGTTGTTGCCGAAGGCGTTGAAACGGTAGAGCAAGATCTGTTTATTGTTGATGAAGGTTGTGATTATGGTCAGGGTTATCTGTATGGTAAACCTGTACCAGCAACTATGTTTACGGGTCAGTACCTTAGCAAAAAAGCCATTTAGCTGACTCGGTTTTGATCGACTTGGTTGGATAGTGTGCGATTGGGGTTTGTAGAGCATAAAACTGCTATAAACAGTTGCAAAGAATCAGTGAATAGTTAATAATTCACTCGTTGTCAAGCACAACACATTTGATGGGTGCCTTATGGGTCCCTCCGCATTGATACTCTGTGAATTCGGCCAGGCCTGGAAGGGAGCAACCGCAGCAGAGAACTCAAGTGCCGGAGTGAGGCTTGTAGGGTATCCTTCAAAAGTGTTGTGCTTTTCGCGTTTCTGACGTCCTGTTTTTTCAAATAAAGACCTTACCGCTCAACCTCCGTTATTATTTTTATTCCCTTTAATCGTTATAGTTCCGCGTTACCAATAAGTAAATTGACACCTCTATTTTCGAATCCACAACTACCAATTAATAATAATCAAACTTATATTCATTATCGATATTAAATGATCCTACGCGCATTTACATGTCTAGTAGGCATTGAACTCTTGACCATATCAAGAGGGTTAGTGTCAACACAGGTTCCGTAATTACAATGCCTTACAATGCGTTTTAAAAGGTAATGTATAATCCACTGACGGAATAGTGAACAAAAATGTTTATTGTAGTGAATTATTTAAGAGGTAGATCTTGAACAAATTAATGCATCTAATCCCCGTAATTCTTACTGGATACCTAACAGCTTGTGGTGGAGGTGGTGATTCAGAGACGTCACCAACAGTAGAGCCAACACATATATCCGGTTCTATAGCAGATAGCGACGTAAAACTGAATGAAGATACGATATATGAGGGAAGCCTTACCACAAGTAATACATTAGGTTGGAACTGGAAAATAACCCGTAATGCCGTGTTTGGTACAGCAGCAATTACAAAAGAGGGGGATTTACGCTATACGCCTAATGTAAACTACCATGGTATGGATAGTATTATAGTAGAAGCAACAGATGGGAATACGGTTGATACCGCAAGGATCCAGTTTGATGTAAAGAGTATCAATGATGCACCAAAAGTACAGGGTAAACGTACGTTTACATCCTCAACGAATAAGATTAAGGGGCAAATCAGAGCAACAGATGTTGACGCTGACACACCTAGCTTTAAATTAAAAGGTGACGTCACTAATAAAGATATCAAGTTTAACCTTGATAGTGATGGTTCTTTTAACATAACAACGAAAAGTAAGGGAGAGAGTGAGGTTGAGCTTCCTATCACTATCTCTGACGGGGCTACATCGATAGAAGCAAACTTCACTTTTAATTTCAATGTCGGACTTACTGACCCTTTATATAGTCAACAATGGTATCTCAAAAATACAGGACAGAGCGCATTTTCAAAGTCAAGAGGTACGGCTGGGCACGATATAAATATAGGGCGTCTGCATCAACAAGGAGTTAAAGGTTCAGGTGTTAAGGTTGCTGTTGTTGACTCAGGGCTCGAAATTAAGCACGAGGATTTAGTTGAGAATATATTATTAGATCGATCTTATAATTATGTGACGTCAATAAATGACCCTACTTCTACAAGTAAAGAAGGCGACCATGGTACTTCGGTTGCAGGCATTATTGCCGCGCGTGGTTTTAACGATATTGGTGGACGTGGTGTTGCACCGGAAGCGAGTTTAATTGGATTAAACTATTTGGAAAGTCAAAAAGAGTCTAATTGGTATGATAGTCATGGTGGAAAAAGAACTAAAGATGTTCTTGTTATAAATCAAAGTTATGGTGTTAAACTACAAAATAAGCCAAGGGTGTTTACGTCATCCAAGAATAAAGCTCGTGAGTCTTGGCTAAAAGAAATAACGCGTAAGAATAATAAAGGCCGAGGGGTTTTATTCGTTAAATCAGCTGGGAATTCATTCGAAGGCTTTTCTTGGTATGCTCAAAGCGTATATAGTCAAAATAAATCATTACCAAGATT
This Moritella sp. 5 DNA region includes the following protein-coding sequences:
- a CDS encoding sulfite exporter TauE/SafE family protein, translating into MIVVLYLILGAAAGLIAGLFGVGGGLIIVPALVFSFSLQALSPIVLTQLAIGTSLATIIFTSLSSIKTHHSKGAIDWSLVKRLTIGIVIGAVAGSIFADYLPGDTLQMIIGIYALTVAVQMGFNLKPKAEHELPKGAGLSVAGGVIGAISALFGIGGGSLTVPYLSWCRVEMRNAVATSSACGLPIAVAGVCTYIITGWNNPDLPEYSLGYIYLPAFFGIIITSTVFAKQGAKLAHSLPSHILKRYFALLLLGVGSKFIFF
- a CDS encoding isochorismate synthase MenF; this encodes MLILTTAINALQQLIIHAQPEQTRLSVELQPLYATELIEWFDAQILFPQFYWQSRDGDEEVVALGQCCHFHDLDTAKNQLNEQQRIWGGCAFSHQDHYFLPQVELTRKNNNWQLSVNLPVNSAPIHENVGIKRTEQTYDKAVLLESLASLITPAPTPLPLSYKIEARSHYPEFNQWSHLVTKALNAIEQQDFEKVVLARKTALTLNRPISAAQFLQQSRQVNQQCYHFIFALQANDYFVGSTPELLFSRKQRQLHTEALAGTAARSDDAAEDCGLANWLLHDSKNRYENRLVVDDLMARLDPRCDSLQVSVQPELVKLRKVQHLKHHISGILATDVDDAELLANLQPTAAIAGLPRQPALNFIANNEPFSRGWYSGALGYVGLQQSEFCVAIRSARILGHEVQLFAGAGIVPGSSPVSEWQELERKTATLLTLLEPDTTVNCDIDCDDIRLNSFLPELQRA
- the menD gene encoding 2-succinyl-5-enolpyruvyl-6-hydroxy-3-cyclohexene-1-carboxylic-acid synthase; its protein translation is MITNQSLLNIQAPLNRLWASLMLDELSRLGVRHVCVAPGSRSTPLVLAAEENENLILHSHFDERGLGFYALGLAKSLQAPVAVIVTSGTAVANLLPAVVESGLTKEKLVLLTADRPIEQINCGANQAIQQSGLFSSHVCHELLLPSPSLGITPQWLLSTIDQSLAVQLQVGGTVHINCPYPEPLYGGEANFGDYLAGTAGWQASQKTYLSINSLGVNSIDINGLNTYLSDSPVAHCHSLDLKPSADLYTATKTNMPIVNKKGLVVIGAVAVAEMQAIKQWAAVLGWPVLVDPQAGGSSEWAHYDVWLQNQACHDKLAEAEILVQFGARLVSKRLGQFIAQHDWQDYWLIADQAGQLDPYHRTCKQFISPISAWLTLFVGGHLNSQLSGPLVSINDLLETNSSIFADIGACHRDAKGYEWAKALTFASCKIRQLVETRYIDNLTEISFAATLDACLTMPPLTNPTSIFIGNSLIVRLLDMFVTLPNVPVFSNRGASGIDGLLATAAGVQAGQEQGMLCLLGDTSLLYDLNSLALFSNPTYPSVIVVLNNDGGAIFDMLPVNEQQKEQLYRMPHGLKFEHAAAMFGLDYVQPKTLANALSAIDHGLNPMREVAGEVRTLLVEIATPAGEAAKLLKQLFSEVKNASFI
- the menH gene encoding 2-succinyl-6-hydroxy-2,4-cyclohexadiene-1-carboxylate synthase — protein: MQVLSNVITSKQTQSPLYSVSFELANNRIQSSAAKPSLVFLHGLLGSTADWQPIIADLSPDYQCICIDLPGHAGSQAVTVNDFQHVEQLIIATLAQYQLDNIILVGYSLGARIAMTIASDQASNWPYTLDGLLLESGNPGLNSSAEQLQRGLHDLGWVTRFSDDTLPTVLIDWYQQGVFASLTQAQKNALIKTRCQIQADKNGFSGGMQISKMLAATSLSKQGYLLPQLQKAELPVRMVCGELDPKFVLLTKASQLDYRLVSRAGHNVHADQPHEFIQLVRDFVSEIAVNKATHKKAA
- the menB gene encoding 1,4-dihydroxy-2-naphthoyl-CoA synthase, giving the protein MTTTVGITEAELYAHVEWQDCTGEYQDIHFHKSLDGIAKITIARPQVRNAFRPQTVQEMMQALADARYDSNVGVIILTGLGEHAFCSGGDQSIRGDYGGYKDDEGMHHLNVLDFQRQIRTCPKPVIAAVAGYAVGGGHVLHMMCDLTIAADNAQFGQTGPKVGSFDGGWGASYMARIVGQKKAREIWFLCRFYDAQEAVDMGLVNTVVPLEDLERETVRWCREVLQHSPMSLRCLKAALNADCDGQAGLQELAGNATMMFYMTDEGQEGRNAFNEKRRPDFSKFPRNP
- the menC gene encoding o-succinylbenzoate synthase, giving the protein MQRQVKLYHYQLPLDCAMILRGQSVCVREGWIIELQERGELQEGAELLENVEFHEQCKSTQVNKVGRGEIAPLPGFSNETSAQAKQQLESMIQIWLEQGVVDLSACCPSVAFGFSMALLELEDGLPQMTYCDDIHNGKLHNGNRHHHHINSALLLAADLRIINRKHAELAASSLCKLKIATQPTAKGACHDGEIARQLLQRYPQLRLRLDANRRWNLVNALAFAEQLPAALRQRIDFIEEPCHHSSDSYLFTRETGIAIAWDESLRDACKNRRGRGDVEFLKSTVAECHASDTASIAAIVIKPMLAGTIHHCRHLIELAYQLGLTVVISSSLESSFGLLQLARLSQWLTPDTTPGLDTLHVFKQQVAIPYPGCRLPLLALTTLPCRTYLQVTDIRYQDINTKQHRIMEAYK